A DNA window from Hordeum vulgare subsp. vulgare chromosome 1H, MorexV3_pseudomolecules_assembly, whole genome shotgun sequence contains the following coding sequences:
- the LOC123405949 gene encoding LOB domain-containing protein 1-like: MESSGDTAPLHSSPTPTSPPAMATGTAVVMSPCAACKILRRRCVDRCVLAPYFPPTDPHKFATAHRVFGASNIIKLLQDLPEEQRADAVSSMVYEAAARARDPVYGSAGAICQLQRQVDGLKAQLARAQAELAAARAHHAHLVALLCVEVATAAATPPQDAYCSGGGGSQSQLAAPPGVGSAPADALYVVDGSAAGGGGIMQAGHVGWADEPLWT; encoded by the coding sequence ATGGAGTCGTCGGGCGACACGGCGCCGCTGCACTCCTCACCGACCCCGACGTCGCCGCCGGCAATGGCGACGGGGACGGCGGTGGTGATGAGCCCGTGCGCGGCGTGCAAGATCCTCCGCCGCCGGTGCGTGGACCGGTGCGTGCTGGCGCCCTACTTCCCGCCCACGGACCCCCACAAGTTCGCCACCGCGCACCGCGTCTTCGGCGCCAGCAACATCATCAAGCTCCTGCAGGACCTGCCCGAGGAGCAGCGCGCGGACGCGGTGAGCAGCATGGTGTACGAGGCGGCGGCGCGCGCGCGGGACCCCGTCTACGGCAGCGCCGGCGCCATCTGCCAGCTCCAGAGGCAGGTCGACGGCCTCAAGGCGCAGCTCGCGCGAGCGCAGGCCGAGCTCGCCGCCGCCCGCGCCCACCACGCCCATCTCGTCGCGCTGCTCTGCGTCGAGgtggccaccgccgccgccacgcctCCGCAGGACGCCTACTGCTCCGGCGGAGGAGGATCGCAGTCCCAGCTCGCCGCACCGCCTGGCGTAGGCTCCGCGCCCGCGGACGCGCTCTACGTCGTCGACGGCAGcgcggcaggcggcggcggcatCATGCAGGCCGGGCACGTCGGCTGGGCCGACGAGCCGCTCTGGACATGA